From Sceloporus undulatus isolate JIND9_A2432 ecotype Alabama chromosome 6, SceUnd_v1.1, whole genome shotgun sequence, one genomic window encodes:
- the LOC121933093 gene encoding von Willebrand factor A domain-containing protein 5A-like isoform X1, translating into MFFGCFDQGRSSSKPPRISRRSSSAMTTVCGLLTKSQQPVPLKGISVDVLVQGFIADVVSELRYKNEEKTPVEAVFVFPLDDEAAVYAFEGVIGGTRIEAQIREKKQAEEEYEDALSEGREAFMLGREENTSDIFTCSLGNLPPEGEATLKLRYVQALAPEPDGAIRFVLPAVLNPRYVPQGSEGTTVTQNIARVPKGQLPYTLSLSATVESTYGINRIESKCTLEPLRYIAEDRTSAQVSLAEGHQFDKDVEFLIHYEDVHKPSAFFEAGKPGVAPGSLMGDPALLLTLYPNITTSKPGQNATGEFIFLLDRSGSMDCNTDHSQDSPLRIQSAKETLILLLKSLPLGCYFNIYGFGSTYDSFYPQSVEYTQKTMSESLERIKNLKADLGGTEILQPLKAIYSQPCREGHPRQLFIFTDGEVHNTNEVIDEVKSHSNSHRCFSFGIGEGASTALIKGVARAAGGSAEFITGKERMQAKALQSLKKALQPAVTKISLNWDLPPDLEAVVVGSGPQVIFQGQRCLIYAQIRGQHQSSHSTEGTAVLHYAIQDQTFMEKAKFSLSAQEKDRFPVHRLAAQALLQELDGAEEMDKKHLALETSLSSGVVCSQTAYVGVNTELGKPIQGPLIHRNIPVAYQGFSSAAASFGGMQLMCSMPLQPQLYAQRACRKVGILPKRGKLSKHISPKSDRFEPRLHGFLCDEGGDECEELEEDSADEPAEKESPLLNLVSLQNVDGSWLLDSGLARILGHTETTLSKTPSQVAPNVWATVLAILWLHSKASEQRDEWELLEAKALNWLQVAAGPQLTDCVKAGNALLGTSVSPQIFGL; encoded by the exons AGATCATCATCAGCCATGACAACCGTTTGTGGCCTTCTGACAAAGTCGCAGCAACCAG TGCCGTTGAAAGGTATCTCTGTGGATGTATTGGTCCAAGGCTTCATTGCTGATGTGGTTTCTGAACTTCGGTACAAGAATGAGGAAAAAACCCCAGTGGAGGCTGTCTTTGTCTTCCCTCTGGATGATGAGGCTGCCGTATATGCCTTCGAGGGTGTGATCGGAGGGACTCGGATTGAGGCCCAGATCCGAGAGAAAAAACAG GCGGAGGAGGAGTATGAGGATGCTTTGAGTGAAGGCCGTGAGGCTTTCATGcttggaagagaagaaaacacCAGTGACATTTTCACCTGCAGTTTGGGGAACCTGCCCCCTGAGGGGGAAGCCACACTGAAGCTGCGCTATGTCCAGGCATTAGCTCCAGAGCCTGATGGAGCCATCCGTTTTGTCCTGCCTGCTGTCCTGAACCCCCGCTATGTGCCACAAG GATCAGAAGGAACCACTGTCACTCAGAATATAGCACGAGTGCCCAAGGGACAACTTCCCTACACACTTAGTCTGAGTGCCACAGTGGAGTCCACCTATGGCATCAATCGTATAGAATCAAAATGCACTCTTGAGCCACTGCGCTACATAGCTGAGGACCGAACCAGTGCCCAG GTCTCTTTGGCTGAAGGGCACCAATTTGACAAAGATGTGGAGTTCCTGATACATTACGAGGATGTTCACAAGCCTAGTGCCTTCTTTGAAGCTGGGAAGCCTGGAGTTGCCCCTG GTTCACTGATGGGGGACCCAGCACTTCTGCTTACCTTGTACCCCAATATCACAACCTCCAAACCAGGTCAGAATGCTACTGGGGAATTCATCTTCCTTCTGGATCGTTCTGGCAGCATGGATTGCAACACAGACCACAGTCAGGATTCACCCTTGCGTATTCAGAGTGCCAAG GAGACCCTGATCCTCTTACTGAAAAGTCTTCCTTTGGGATGTTACTTCAACATCTATGGTTTTGGATCCACATATGACTCATTCTACCC GCAGAGTGTAGAATATACCCAGAAGACCATGTCAGAGTCCCTAGAACGTATCAAGAATCTGAAGGCTGATTTGGGAGGAACAGAGATCCTGCAGCCTCTGAAGGCTATTTACAGCCAGCCGTGCCGTGAAGGACATCCTCGACAG CTTTTCATATTTACTGATGGTGAGGTCCATAATACAAATGAAGTCATTGATGAAGTTAAAAGTCACAGCAACTCCCACAG GTGCTTCTCCTTTGGGATTGGAGAAGGGGCATCTACTGCCCTCATCAAAGGTGTGGCGCGGGCAGCTGGTGGCAGTGCAGAGTTCATCACAGGCAAGGAGCGCATGCAGGCCAAG GCACTACAGTCTTTGAAGAAGGCCCTGCAGCCAGCAGTGACAAAGATTTCTCTCAACTGGGACTTGCCTCCTGATCTTGAAGCTGTGGTTGTAGGATCTGGGCCTCAGGTCATTTTCCAGGGGCAGCGGTGCCTCATCTATGCCCAGATCCGTGGGCAGCATCAG TCATCACACTCTACAGAAGGAACTGCTGTCCTTCATTATGCCATCCAAGATCAGACTTTCATGGAAAAGGCAAAGTTCTCCCTCAGTGCTCAAGAAAAGGATAG gttCCCTGTTCATcggctggcagctcaggccctgttGCAGGAActggatggggcagaggaaatggaCAAGAAACACCTGGCACTGGAGACAAGCCTAAGCTCTGGGGTGGTGTGTTCACAGACAGCCTATGTTGGTGTCAACACAGAGCTGGGCAAACCAATTCAAGGGCCTCTCATCCATAGAAATATACCAGTCGCATATCAAG GTTTTTCTTCTGCTGCAGCATCTTTTGGTGGAATGCAACTAATGTGTTCAATGCCATTGCAACCACAGCTATATGCACAAAGAGCATGCAGAAAAGTTGGGATATTACCGAAGCGTGGGAAACTGTCTAAACATATTTCTCCTAAGAGTGATAGATTTGAGCCACGGTTACATG GCTTTCTGTGTGACGAAGGTGGTGACGAGTGTGAAGAGTTGGAAGAAGACTCGGCAG ATGAACCGGCAGAAAAAGAATCGCCACTCTTGAACCTGGTCTCCCTGCAGAATGTTGATGGTTCGTGGCTTCTTGATTCTGGACTGGCCCGCATTCTGGGCCACACTGAAACTACCTTGAGCAAAACACCTTCTCAA GTGGCCCCAAATGTGTGGGCAACAGTGCTGGCCATCCTCTGGCTCCACTCCAAGGCTTCAGAGCAGAGGGATGAGTGGGAGCTACTGGAAGCAAAAGCTCTCAACTGGCTTCAGGTGGCTGCAG gaCCTCAGCTGACTGACTGTGTGAAGGCTGGCAATGCCCTGCTAGGAACCAGTGTCAGCCCCCAGATATTTGGGCTCTGA
- the LOC121933093 gene encoding von Willebrand factor A domain-containing protein 5A-like isoform X2, whose amino-acid sequence MFFGCFDQGRSSSKPPRISRRSSSAMTTVCGLLTKSQQPVPLKGISVDVLVQGFIADVVSELRYKNEEKTPVEAVFVFPLDDEAAVYAFEGVIGGTRIEAQIREKKQAEEEYEDALSEGREAFMLGREENTSDIFTCSLGNLPPEGEATLKLRYVQALAPEPDGAIRFVLPAVLNPRYVPQGSEGTTVTQNIARVPKGQLPYTLSLSATVESTYGINRIESKCTLEPLRYIAEDRTSAQVSLAEGHQFDKDVEFLIHYEDVHKPSAFFEAGKPGVAPGSLMGDPALLLTLYPNITTSKPGQNATGEFIFLLDRSGSMDCNTDHSQDSPLRIQSAKETLILLLKSLPLGCYFNIYGFGSTYDSFYPQSVEYTQKTMSESLERIKNLKADLGGTEILQPLKAIYSQPCREGHPRQLFIFTDGEVHNTNEVIDEVKSHSNSHRCFSFGIGEGASTALIKGVARAAGGSAEFITGKERMQAKALQSLKKALQPAVTKISLNWDLPPDLEAVVVGSGPQVIFQGQRCLIYAQIRGQHQSSHSTEGTAVLHYAIQDQTFMEKAKFSLSAQEKDRFPVHRLAAQALLQELDGAEEMDKKHLALETSLSSGVVCSQTAYVGVNTELGKPIQGPLIHRNIPVAYQGFSSAAASFGGMQLMCSMPLQPQLYAQRACRKVGILPKRGKLSKHISPKSDRFEPRLHDEPAEKESPLLNLVSLQNVDGSWLLDSGLARILGHTETTLSKTPSQVAPNVWATVLAILWLHSKASEQRDEWELLEAKALNWLQVAAGPQLTDCVKAGNALLGTSVSPQIFGL is encoded by the exons AGATCATCATCAGCCATGACAACCGTTTGTGGCCTTCTGACAAAGTCGCAGCAACCAG TGCCGTTGAAAGGTATCTCTGTGGATGTATTGGTCCAAGGCTTCATTGCTGATGTGGTTTCTGAACTTCGGTACAAGAATGAGGAAAAAACCCCAGTGGAGGCTGTCTTTGTCTTCCCTCTGGATGATGAGGCTGCCGTATATGCCTTCGAGGGTGTGATCGGAGGGACTCGGATTGAGGCCCAGATCCGAGAGAAAAAACAG GCGGAGGAGGAGTATGAGGATGCTTTGAGTGAAGGCCGTGAGGCTTTCATGcttggaagagaagaaaacacCAGTGACATTTTCACCTGCAGTTTGGGGAACCTGCCCCCTGAGGGGGAAGCCACACTGAAGCTGCGCTATGTCCAGGCATTAGCTCCAGAGCCTGATGGAGCCATCCGTTTTGTCCTGCCTGCTGTCCTGAACCCCCGCTATGTGCCACAAG GATCAGAAGGAACCACTGTCACTCAGAATATAGCACGAGTGCCCAAGGGACAACTTCCCTACACACTTAGTCTGAGTGCCACAGTGGAGTCCACCTATGGCATCAATCGTATAGAATCAAAATGCACTCTTGAGCCACTGCGCTACATAGCTGAGGACCGAACCAGTGCCCAG GTCTCTTTGGCTGAAGGGCACCAATTTGACAAAGATGTGGAGTTCCTGATACATTACGAGGATGTTCACAAGCCTAGTGCCTTCTTTGAAGCTGGGAAGCCTGGAGTTGCCCCTG GTTCACTGATGGGGGACCCAGCACTTCTGCTTACCTTGTACCCCAATATCACAACCTCCAAACCAGGTCAGAATGCTACTGGGGAATTCATCTTCCTTCTGGATCGTTCTGGCAGCATGGATTGCAACACAGACCACAGTCAGGATTCACCCTTGCGTATTCAGAGTGCCAAG GAGACCCTGATCCTCTTACTGAAAAGTCTTCCTTTGGGATGTTACTTCAACATCTATGGTTTTGGATCCACATATGACTCATTCTACCC GCAGAGTGTAGAATATACCCAGAAGACCATGTCAGAGTCCCTAGAACGTATCAAGAATCTGAAGGCTGATTTGGGAGGAACAGAGATCCTGCAGCCTCTGAAGGCTATTTACAGCCAGCCGTGCCGTGAAGGACATCCTCGACAG CTTTTCATATTTACTGATGGTGAGGTCCATAATACAAATGAAGTCATTGATGAAGTTAAAAGTCACAGCAACTCCCACAG GTGCTTCTCCTTTGGGATTGGAGAAGGGGCATCTACTGCCCTCATCAAAGGTGTGGCGCGGGCAGCTGGTGGCAGTGCAGAGTTCATCACAGGCAAGGAGCGCATGCAGGCCAAG GCACTACAGTCTTTGAAGAAGGCCCTGCAGCCAGCAGTGACAAAGATTTCTCTCAACTGGGACTTGCCTCCTGATCTTGAAGCTGTGGTTGTAGGATCTGGGCCTCAGGTCATTTTCCAGGGGCAGCGGTGCCTCATCTATGCCCAGATCCGTGGGCAGCATCAG TCATCACACTCTACAGAAGGAACTGCTGTCCTTCATTATGCCATCCAAGATCAGACTTTCATGGAAAAGGCAAAGTTCTCCCTCAGTGCTCAAGAAAAGGATAG gttCCCTGTTCATcggctggcagctcaggccctgttGCAGGAActggatggggcagaggaaatggaCAAGAAACACCTGGCACTGGAGACAAGCCTAAGCTCTGGGGTGGTGTGTTCACAGACAGCCTATGTTGGTGTCAACACAGAGCTGGGCAAACCAATTCAAGGGCCTCTCATCCATAGAAATATACCAGTCGCATATCAAG GTTTTTCTTCTGCTGCAGCATCTTTTGGTGGAATGCAACTAATGTGTTCAATGCCATTGCAACCACAGCTATATGCACAAAGAGCATGCAGAAAAGTTGGGATATTACCGAAGCGTGGGAAACTGTCTAAACATATTTCTCCTAAGAGTGATAGATTTGAGCCACGGTTACATG ATGAACCGGCAGAAAAAGAATCGCCACTCTTGAACCTGGTCTCCCTGCAGAATGTTGATGGTTCGTGGCTTCTTGATTCTGGACTGGCCCGCATTCTGGGCCACACTGAAACTACCTTGAGCAAAACACCTTCTCAA GTGGCCCCAAATGTGTGGGCAACAGTGCTGGCCATCCTCTGGCTCCACTCCAAGGCTTCAGAGCAGAGGGATGAGTGGGAGCTACTGGAAGCAAAAGCTCTCAACTGGCTTCAGGTGGCTGCAG gaCCTCAGCTGACTGACTGTGTGAAGGCTGGCAATGCCCTGCTAGGAACCAGTGTCAGCCCCCAGATATTTGGGCTCTGA
- the LOC121933093 gene encoding von Willebrand factor A domain-containing protein 5A-like isoform X3, whose product MLGREENTSDIFTCSLGNLPPEGEATLKLRYVQALAPEPDGAIRFVLPAVLNPRYVPQGSEGTTVTQNIARVPKGQLPYTLSLSATVESTYGINRIESKCTLEPLRYIAEDRTSAQVSLAEGHQFDKDVEFLIHYEDVHKPSAFFEAGKPGVAPGSLMGDPALLLTLYPNITTSKPGQNATGEFIFLLDRSGSMDCNTDHSQDSPLRIQSAKETLILLLKSLPLGCYFNIYGFGSTYDSFYPQSVEYTQKTMSESLERIKNLKADLGGTEILQPLKAIYSQPCREGHPRQLFIFTDGEVHNTNEVIDEVKSHSNSHRCFSFGIGEGASTALIKGVARAAGGSAEFITGKERMQAKALQSLKKALQPAVTKISLNWDLPPDLEAVVVGSGPQVIFQGQRCLIYAQIRGQHQSSHSTEGTAVLHYAIQDQTFMEKAKFSLSAQEKDRFPVHRLAAQALLQELDGAEEMDKKHLALETSLSSGVVCSQTAYVGVNTELGKPIQGPLIHRNIPVAYQGFSSAAASFGGMQLMCSMPLQPQLYAQRACRKVGILPKRGKLSKHISPKSDRFEPRLHGFLCDEGGDECEELEEDSADEPAEKESPLLNLVSLQNVDGSWLLDSGLARILGHTETTLSKTPSQVAPNVWATVLAILWLHSKASEQRDEWELLEAKALNWLQVAAGPQLTDCVKAGNALLGTSVSPQIFGL is encoded by the exons ATGcttggaagagaagaaaacacCAGTGACATTTTCACCTGCAGTTTGGGGAACCTGCCCCCTGAGGGGGAAGCCACACTGAAGCTGCGCTATGTCCAGGCATTAGCTCCAGAGCCTGATGGAGCCATCCGTTTTGTCCTGCCTGCTGTCCTGAACCCCCGCTATGTGCCACAAG GATCAGAAGGAACCACTGTCACTCAGAATATAGCACGAGTGCCCAAGGGACAACTTCCCTACACACTTAGTCTGAGTGCCACAGTGGAGTCCACCTATGGCATCAATCGTATAGAATCAAAATGCACTCTTGAGCCACTGCGCTACATAGCTGAGGACCGAACCAGTGCCCAG GTCTCTTTGGCTGAAGGGCACCAATTTGACAAAGATGTGGAGTTCCTGATACATTACGAGGATGTTCACAAGCCTAGTGCCTTCTTTGAAGCTGGGAAGCCTGGAGTTGCCCCTG GTTCACTGATGGGGGACCCAGCACTTCTGCTTACCTTGTACCCCAATATCACAACCTCCAAACCAGGTCAGAATGCTACTGGGGAATTCATCTTCCTTCTGGATCGTTCTGGCAGCATGGATTGCAACACAGACCACAGTCAGGATTCACCCTTGCGTATTCAGAGTGCCAAG GAGACCCTGATCCTCTTACTGAAAAGTCTTCCTTTGGGATGTTACTTCAACATCTATGGTTTTGGATCCACATATGACTCATTCTACCC GCAGAGTGTAGAATATACCCAGAAGACCATGTCAGAGTCCCTAGAACGTATCAAGAATCTGAAGGCTGATTTGGGAGGAACAGAGATCCTGCAGCCTCTGAAGGCTATTTACAGCCAGCCGTGCCGTGAAGGACATCCTCGACAG CTTTTCATATTTACTGATGGTGAGGTCCATAATACAAATGAAGTCATTGATGAAGTTAAAAGTCACAGCAACTCCCACAG GTGCTTCTCCTTTGGGATTGGAGAAGGGGCATCTACTGCCCTCATCAAAGGTGTGGCGCGGGCAGCTGGTGGCAGTGCAGAGTTCATCACAGGCAAGGAGCGCATGCAGGCCAAG GCACTACAGTCTTTGAAGAAGGCCCTGCAGCCAGCAGTGACAAAGATTTCTCTCAACTGGGACTTGCCTCCTGATCTTGAAGCTGTGGTTGTAGGATCTGGGCCTCAGGTCATTTTCCAGGGGCAGCGGTGCCTCATCTATGCCCAGATCCGTGGGCAGCATCAG TCATCACACTCTACAGAAGGAACTGCTGTCCTTCATTATGCCATCCAAGATCAGACTTTCATGGAAAAGGCAAAGTTCTCCCTCAGTGCTCAAGAAAAGGATAG gttCCCTGTTCATcggctggcagctcaggccctgttGCAGGAActggatggggcagaggaaatggaCAAGAAACACCTGGCACTGGAGACAAGCCTAAGCTCTGGGGTGGTGTGTTCACAGACAGCCTATGTTGGTGTCAACACAGAGCTGGGCAAACCAATTCAAGGGCCTCTCATCCATAGAAATATACCAGTCGCATATCAAG GTTTTTCTTCTGCTGCAGCATCTTTTGGTGGAATGCAACTAATGTGTTCAATGCCATTGCAACCACAGCTATATGCACAAAGAGCATGCAGAAAAGTTGGGATATTACCGAAGCGTGGGAAACTGTCTAAACATATTTCTCCTAAGAGTGATAGATTTGAGCCACGGTTACATG GCTTTCTGTGTGACGAAGGTGGTGACGAGTGTGAAGAGTTGGAAGAAGACTCGGCAG ATGAACCGGCAGAAAAAGAATCGCCACTCTTGAACCTGGTCTCCCTGCAGAATGTTGATGGTTCGTGGCTTCTTGATTCTGGACTGGCCCGCATTCTGGGCCACACTGAAACTACCTTGAGCAAAACACCTTCTCAA GTGGCCCCAAATGTGTGGGCAACAGTGCTGGCCATCCTCTGGCTCCACTCCAAGGCTTCAGAGCAGAGGGATGAGTGGGAGCTACTGGAAGCAAAAGCTCTCAACTGGCTTCAGGTGGCTGCAG gaCCTCAGCTGACTGACTGTGTGAAGGCTGGCAATGCCCTGCTAGGAACCAGTGTCAGCCCCCAGATATTTGGGCTCTGA
- the LOC121933093 gene encoding von Willebrand factor A domain-containing protein 5A-like isoform X4, whose amino-acid sequence MFFGCFDQGRSSSKPPRISRRSSSAMTTVCGLLTKSQQPVPLKGISVDVLVQGFIADVVSELRYKNEEKTPVEAVFVFPLDDEAAVYAFEGVIGGTRIEAQIREKKQAEEEYEDALSEGREAFMLGREENTSDIFTCSLGNLPPEGEATLKLRYVQALAPEPDGAIRFVLPAVLNPRYVPQGSEGTTVTQNIARVPKGQLPYTLSLSATVESTYGINRIESKCTLEPLRYIAEDRTSAQVSLAEGHQFDKDVEFLIHYEDVHKPSAFFEAGKPGVAPGSLMGDPALLLTLYPNITTSKPGQNATGEFIFLLDRSGSMDCNTDHSQDSPLRIQSAKETLILLLKSLPLGCYFNIYGFGSTYDSFYPQSVEYTQKTMSESLERIKNLKADLGGTEILQPLKAIYSQPCREGHPRQLFIFTDGEVHNTNEVIDEVKSHSNSHRCFSFGIGEGASTALIKGVARAAGGSAEFITGKERMQAKALQSLKKALQPAVTKISLNWDLPPDLEAVVVGSGPQVIFQGQRCLIYAQIRGQHQSSHSTEGTAVLHYAIQDQTFMEKAKFSLSAQEKDRFPVHRLAAQALLQELDGAEEMDKKHLALETSLSSGVVCSQTAYVGVNTELGKPIQGPLIHRNIPVAYQVSPSSCSLNFPPKDGEIQTSSFT is encoded by the exons AGATCATCATCAGCCATGACAACCGTTTGTGGCCTTCTGACAAAGTCGCAGCAACCAG TGCCGTTGAAAGGTATCTCTGTGGATGTATTGGTCCAAGGCTTCATTGCTGATGTGGTTTCTGAACTTCGGTACAAGAATGAGGAAAAAACCCCAGTGGAGGCTGTCTTTGTCTTCCCTCTGGATGATGAGGCTGCCGTATATGCCTTCGAGGGTGTGATCGGAGGGACTCGGATTGAGGCCCAGATCCGAGAGAAAAAACAG GCGGAGGAGGAGTATGAGGATGCTTTGAGTGAAGGCCGTGAGGCTTTCATGcttggaagagaagaaaacacCAGTGACATTTTCACCTGCAGTTTGGGGAACCTGCCCCCTGAGGGGGAAGCCACACTGAAGCTGCGCTATGTCCAGGCATTAGCTCCAGAGCCTGATGGAGCCATCCGTTTTGTCCTGCCTGCTGTCCTGAACCCCCGCTATGTGCCACAAG GATCAGAAGGAACCACTGTCACTCAGAATATAGCACGAGTGCCCAAGGGACAACTTCCCTACACACTTAGTCTGAGTGCCACAGTGGAGTCCACCTATGGCATCAATCGTATAGAATCAAAATGCACTCTTGAGCCACTGCGCTACATAGCTGAGGACCGAACCAGTGCCCAG GTCTCTTTGGCTGAAGGGCACCAATTTGACAAAGATGTGGAGTTCCTGATACATTACGAGGATGTTCACAAGCCTAGTGCCTTCTTTGAAGCTGGGAAGCCTGGAGTTGCCCCTG GTTCACTGATGGGGGACCCAGCACTTCTGCTTACCTTGTACCCCAATATCACAACCTCCAAACCAGGTCAGAATGCTACTGGGGAATTCATCTTCCTTCTGGATCGTTCTGGCAGCATGGATTGCAACACAGACCACAGTCAGGATTCACCCTTGCGTATTCAGAGTGCCAAG GAGACCCTGATCCTCTTACTGAAAAGTCTTCCTTTGGGATGTTACTTCAACATCTATGGTTTTGGATCCACATATGACTCATTCTACCC GCAGAGTGTAGAATATACCCAGAAGACCATGTCAGAGTCCCTAGAACGTATCAAGAATCTGAAGGCTGATTTGGGAGGAACAGAGATCCTGCAGCCTCTGAAGGCTATTTACAGCCAGCCGTGCCGTGAAGGACATCCTCGACAG CTTTTCATATTTACTGATGGTGAGGTCCATAATACAAATGAAGTCATTGATGAAGTTAAAAGTCACAGCAACTCCCACAG GTGCTTCTCCTTTGGGATTGGAGAAGGGGCATCTACTGCCCTCATCAAAGGTGTGGCGCGGGCAGCTGGTGGCAGTGCAGAGTTCATCACAGGCAAGGAGCGCATGCAGGCCAAG GCACTACAGTCTTTGAAGAAGGCCCTGCAGCCAGCAGTGACAAAGATTTCTCTCAACTGGGACTTGCCTCCTGATCTTGAAGCTGTGGTTGTAGGATCTGGGCCTCAGGTCATTTTCCAGGGGCAGCGGTGCCTCATCTATGCCCAGATCCGTGGGCAGCATCAG TCATCACACTCTACAGAAGGAACTGCTGTCCTTCATTATGCCATCCAAGATCAGACTTTCATGGAAAAGGCAAAGTTCTCCCTCAGTGCTCAAGAAAAGGATAG gttCCCTGTTCATcggctggcagctcaggccctgttGCAGGAActggatggggcagaggaaatggaCAAGAAACACCTGGCACTGGAGACAAGCCTAAGCTCTGGGGTGGTGTGTTCACAGACAGCCTATGTTGGTGTCAACACAGAGCTGGGCAAACCAATTCAAGGGCCTCTCATCCATAGAAATATACCAGTCGCATATCAAG TCTCTCCATCATCATGCTCGCTCAACTTTCCACcaaaagatggtgagatacaaacttcttcttttacctga